From the genome of Thermogutta terrifontis, one region includes:
- the nusG gene encoding transcription termination/antitermination protein NusG: MKTASEEAPQSAEQPGGTEDRSAEIHEAGQASSKKTRRRGNRENGTGPTADAEGESQKSSRMAWYIVKVQTNREDSACEALKRRIKVAGLDRYFGQIIVPVERITEVKGGKKRVVRRKLYPGYIVVQMELTDDTWFLVRETPGIGDFTGAIGRPTPLLPHEVNRILAKLAEEKAEDAPKLKIGCRVGDRVKINEGHFANFEGEVSAVDEANGRVTVMINIFGRSTPVELEYWQVEPAA; the protein is encoded by the coding sequence ATGAAGACCGCCTCCGAAGAGGCGCCGCAATCCGCTGAACAGCCGGGCGGGACCGAAGATCGGTCAGCAGAAATTCACGAGGCCGGTCAAGCATCATCGAAGAAGACTCGGCGGCGGGGTAATCGCGAGAACGGGACCGGCCCCACAGCGGATGCGGAAGGGGAATCCCAAAAAAGCTCGCGGATGGCCTGGTACATTGTCAAAGTCCAAACCAATCGCGAGGACTCTGCCTGCGAGGCTCTCAAGCGGCGGATCAAAGTGGCGGGCCTCGACCGGTATTTCGGTCAAATCATTGTCCCGGTCGAGCGGATCACAGAAGTTAAGGGCGGAAAAAAACGCGTGGTGCGGCGAAAGCTGTACCCTGGCTATATCGTCGTGCAAATGGAGTTGACCGACGACACCTGGTTTCTCGTGCGGGAAACTCCGGGTATTGGCGACTTCACAGGAGCGATCGGTCGCCCCACTCCCTTGCTGCCGCATGAAGTAAATCGGATTTTGGCCAAGCTCGCAGAAGAAAAGGCCGAGGACGCACCTAAGTTGAAGATTGGTTGCCGAGTGGGCGATCGAGTAAAGATCAACGAAGGACATTTTGCGAATTTTGAGGGGGAAGTGTCGGCGGTGGATGAGGCCAATGGGCGTGTGACCGTGATGATCAACATTTTTGGAAGAAGCACGCCCGTGGAGCTTGAGTATTGGCAGGTAGAGCCAGCAGCGTAA